The following coding sequences lie in one Glycine soja cultivar W05 chromosome 16, ASM419377v2, whole genome shotgun sequence genomic window:
- the LOC114390614 gene encoding ABC transporter C family member 10-like: MPEFEQQRKLTMMEDFWSMFCGESDCPGTGGKPPFCYDFKFLKDPSTCTNQFLIICFDLLLLIMLAFILIQNSLFRPFRGHQFGVARFSNLQLISAIINGSLGLLHLCLGIWVLEEKLRKSLTLIPLDLWLLELFQGFRWLLVGLSVSLQLKQLPRSWLWLFSLLTLFFSTVFCVLSTSYAISSRELSFKEALGVLSFPGSVLLLLCTYKAYKCEDTDGEIDEGLYDPLNGHFNEVDPDNYVTPFAKAGFFSRMSFWWLNPLMKRGKEKTLQDKDIPKLRESDRAESCYLSFLEQLNREKGKEPLSQSSVLWTIVLCHRREILMTGLFALLKVLTLSTGPVLLNAFILVSEGNESFKYEGYVLVISLFIIKIIESLSQRQWYFRSRLVGMKVRSLLTAAIYKKLLRLSSAARLTHAGGEIMNYVTVDAYRIGEFPYWFHQSWTTSLQICIALLILFNAIGVATIASLVVIVLTVLCNAPLAKLQHKFQSELMVAQDERLKASTEALTNMKVLKLYAWETHFKNAIERLRNLELKLLSSVQLRKAYNIFLFWTSPILVSAASFGTCYFLNIPLRANNLFTFVATIRLVQEPITAIPDVIGVVIQAKVAFARIVKFLEAPELQSENFRNRNFDESNKSPISIKSADFSWEGNASKSTLRNINLEIRHGQKLAICGEVGSGKSTLLATILGEVPMIKGTIEVYGKFAYVSQTAWIQTGTIQENILFGSDLDAHRYQETLRRSSLLKDLELFPHGDLTEIGERGVNLSGGQKQRIQLARALYQNADVYLLDDPFSAVDAHTATNLFNEYIMDGLKEKTVLLVTHQVDFLPAFDSVLLMSNGKILEAAPYHHLLSSSQEFQDLVNAHKKTAGSDKPMNVTSSKRRSTSVREITQAFKEKHLKEANGDQLIKEEEREIGDTGLKPYMQYLNQTKGYIYFFVASLCHLLFVICQILQNSWMAANVDNSQVSTLRLIVVYFLIGAISTIFLLIRTLLIVALGIQSSTNLFLLLMNSLFRAPMSFYDSTPLGRILSRVSSDLSIMDLDVPFIIAYTVGGTTNFYSNLAVLAIITWQILLVCVPMVYITIRLQRYYFSTAKEVMRMNGTTKSIVANHVAETTAGVVTIRAFEEEDRFFEKNLDLIDINASPFFHSFASNEWLIQRLEIISAILLSSTALCMVMLPPGTFSSGFIGMALSYGLSLNAQLVFSIQSQCNLANYIISVERLNQYMHIPSEAKEVIEGNRPPSNWPVAGKVELNDLKIRYRLDGPLILHGITCTFKAGHKIGIVGRTGSGKSTLISALFRLVEPAGGKIVVDGVDISSIGLHDLRSRFGVIPQDPTLFNGTVRYNLDPLAQHSDHEIWEVLGKCQLREAVQEKQEGLNSSVVEDGSNWSMGQRQLFCLGRALLRRSRILVLDEATASIDNATDLILQKTIRTEFADCTVITVAHRIPTVMDCTMVLSISDGKLVEYDEPTSLMKKEGSLFKQLVKEYWSHFQSAESH, encoded by the exons ATGCCAGAGTTTGAGCAGCAACGAAAACTTACAATGATGGAGGATTTTTGGAGCATGTTTTGCGGAGAATCTGATTGTCCTGGAACCGGAGGAAAGCCACCTTTCTGTTATGATTTCAAGTTTTTGAAAGATCCTTCTACATGCACCAACCAGTTCTTGATCATTTGCTTTGATTTGCTACTACTGATCATGCTGGCATTCATTTTGATCCAGAATTCTTTGTTCAGACCATTTCGGGGTCATCAGTTTGGGGTGGCAAGATTTTCAAACTTGCAGCTAATTTCTGCCATAATCAATGGCTCTTTGGGTTTGTTGCATTTGTGCTTAGGCATTTGGGTTTTAGAGGAGAAGTTAAGGAAGAGTCTCACTCTTATTCCTCTTGATTTGTGGTTGCTCGAACTTTTTCAAGGATTCAGATGGTTGTTAGTAGGCTTGAGTGTAAGTCTTCAGTTGAAACAGCTTCCAAGGTCATGGTTGTGGTTGTTTTCTCttcttacattatttttttccactGTTTTCTGTGTTCTATCCACGTCCTATGCAATAAGTAGCAGAGAATTGTCCTTTAAGGAAGCTTTAGGTGTTCTGTCCTTTCCAGGGTCAGTTTTACTACTCTTGTGCACTTATAAAGCGTATAAATGTGAAGACACTGACGGGGAAATTGATGAAGGCCTTTATGACCCTTTAAATGGTCACTTTAATGAAGTTGATCCTGATAACTATGTAACCCCTTTTGCCAAAGCTGGATTCTTTAGTAGGATGTCGTTTTGGTGgttgaatccattgatgaaaagGGGCAAAGAGAAAACACTTCAGGACAAGGATATCCCAAAGTTGCGTGAATCAGATCGAGCAGAAAGTTGCTATTTGTCATTTTTAGAACAATTGAACagagaaaagggaaaagaaccATTATCACAATCATCAGTTTTGTGGACTATTGTTTTGTGCCACAGGAGAGAGATTTTGATGACTGGATTGTTTGCATTGCTCAAGGTACTCACTTTGTCTACTGGTCCTGTACTTCTGAATGCTTTTATATTGGTTTCTGAAGGTAATGAAAGTTTCAAATATGAGGGTTATGTATTGGTCATATCACTTTTCATTATAAAGATCATAGAGTCTCTGTCACAAAGGCAGTGGTATTTCCGCAGTAGGCTTGTTGGGATGAAAGTTAGGTCACTACTTACAGCAGCAATTTATAAAAAACTATTGAGGTTATCTAGTGCAGCTAGATTGACACATGCTGGTGGTGAGATAATGAATTATGTGACTGTGGATGCTTATAGAATTGGAGAATTCCCATATTGGTTTCACCAGTCGTGGACGACAAGCCTTCAAATATGTATTGCATTGTTGATACTTTTTAATGCTATTGGGGTGGCAACAATTGCCTCATTGGTGGTGATAGTTCTCACAGTGCTTTGCAATGCTCCACTGGCAAAGTTGCAGCATAAGTTTCAGAGTGAACTCATGGTGGCACAAGATGAGAGATTGAAGGCCAGTACTGAGGCTCTTACGAATATGAAAGTCCTGAAGCTGTATGCATGGGAAACCCATTTTAAAAATGCTATAGAAAGACTAAGAAATTTGGAACTGAAATTGCTAAGTTCCGTGCAATTGAGAAAGGCATACAACATCTTTCTATTTTGGACCTCACCTATTTTGGTCTCTGCTGCTTCTTTTGGAACATGTTACTTCTTGAACATTCCTTTGCGTGCAAATAACCTTTTCACATTTGTGGCAACTATACGCCTTGTGCAGGAGCCAATTACAGCCATCCCAGATGTTATTGGGGTGGTCATTCAAGCAAAAGTGGCATTTGCCAGGATCGTTAAATTCCTTGAGGCACCTGAATTGCAAAGTGAAAATTTccggaatagaaattttgatgaaagTAATAAAAGCCCAATTTCAATCAAATCTGCTGACTTTTCATGGGAAGGTAATGCATCAAAGTCAACACTGAGGAACATAAACTTGGAGATTAGACACGGGCAAAAGTTGGCTATTTGTGGAGAAGTTGGCTCAGGAAAATCAACCCTCTTAGCTACAATTCTTGGAGAAGTTCCAATGATAAAGGGAACT ATTGAAGTTTATGGAAAGTTTGCGTATGTTTCTCAAACAGCATGGATACAGACTGGTACTATACaggaaaatattttgtttggatctGATTTGGATGCTCATAGATATCAAGAAACACTTCGTAGATCTTCGCTACTGAAGGACCTGGAGCTGTTTCCCCATGGAGATCTCACTGAAATAGGTGAGAGGGGAGTTAACTTGAGTGGAGGTCAGAAGCAGCGAATTCAACTTGCTCGTGCACTTTATCAGAATGCTGATGTATATCTCTTGGATGATCCATTTAGTGCTGTTGATGCACATACTGCCACTAATCTGTTTAAT GAATACATCATGGATGGTCTTAAAGAGAAAACTGTTTTACTCGTAACTCATCAAGTTGACTTTCTTCCAGCGTTTGATTCTGTTTTG TTGATGTCAAATGGGAAAATCCTAGAAGCTGCTCCTTATCATCATTTGTTGTCCTCAAGCCAAGAATTCCAAGATCTTGTTAATGCTCACAAGAAAACTGCCGGTTCTGACAAGCCTATGAATGTTACTTCTTCCAAGAGACGTTCGACATCTGTTAGAGAGATTACACAAGCTTTCAAGGAGAAACATTTAAAAGAAGCAAATGGAGATCAGTTAataaaggaagaagagagagagataggAGACACAGGGTTGAAGCCTTACATGCAGTATTTGAATCAGACGAAAGGCTACATATACTTCTTTGTGGCTTCTCTTTGTCATCTCTTGTTTGTCATTTGCCAGATATTGCAAAACTCATGGATGGCTGCTAATGTTGACAATTCCCAAGTCAGCACATTGAGGTTGATTGTAGTTTACTTCTTGATCGGGGCTATTTCTACAATATTCTTGTTGATCAGAACTCTACTTATTGTTGCCTTGGGTATTCAATcatcaacaaatttatttttactgttAATGAACTCCCTTTTTCGTGCTCCGATGTCCTTTTATGACTCTACACCATTGGGAAGGATACTTAGTAGA GTCTCATCAGATCTAAGCATTATGGATCTTGATGTCCCATTTATCATCGCTTATACTGTGGGAGGTACTACAAACTTCTATTCTAATCTCGCAGTTTTAGCAATTATCACTTGGCAAATCTTGCTTGTCTGTGTACCAATGGTTTACATTACAATACGCTTGCAG AGGTACTATTTTTCCACTGCAAAAGAAGTGATGCGCATGAATGGCACAACAAAATCCATCGTAGCTAATCATGTAGCTGAAACTACTGCTGGAGTTGTGACAATAAGAGCCTTTGAAGAAGAAGATCGTTTCTTTGAGAAGAATCTTGATCTAATTGACATCAATGCTAGTCCTTTCTTCCATAGTTTTGCCTCAAATGAGTGGCTGATCCAAAGATTAGAAATAATTAGTGCAATACTTCTTTCTTCCACAGCACTATGCATGGTTATGCTTCCACCCGGGACTTTCAGCTCTG GATTCATTGGCATGGCTCTCTCTTATGGTCTTTCACTAAATGCTCAGCTAGTATTTTCAATTCAAAGTCAATGCAATCTTGCAAATTACATAATCTCTGTAGAGAGGCTAAATCAATATATGCATATACCAAGTGAGGCCAAAGAAGTAATTGAAGGAAATCGTCCTCCTTCAAATTGGCCAGTTGCTGGTAAAGTAGAGCTAAATGACTTGAAG ATACGATACAGGCTCGATGGACCACTTATACTCCATGGAATCACATGCACATTCAAAGCAGGACACAAGATTGGAATTGTTGGAAGGACAGGCAGTGGAAAGTCCACTCTTATCAGTGCTTTATTTCGTCTAGTGGAGCCGGCAGGTGGAAAAATTGTAGTCGATGGTGTAGACATATCTTCTATCGGCCTTCATGATTTGAGGTCACGTTTTGGTGTTATACCTCAGGATCCTACCCTTTTTAATGGGACTGTTAGGTATAATTTGGACCCTTTAGCTCAACACTCTGATCACGAGATATGGGAG GTTCTTGGGAAGTGTCAGTTGCGAGAAGCCGTCCAAGAGAAACAAGAGGGCCTGAACTCCTCAG TTGTTGAAGATGGATCAAACTGGAGCATGGGACAAAGGCAATTGTTTTGTTTGGGGCGTGCTCTTTTAAGGAGAAGTAGGATATTGGTGCTGGATGAAGCAACTGCATCAATTGACAATGCAACTGATTTGATTCTGCAGAAAACCATTAGGACTGAGTTTGCAGATTGCACAGTGATCACAGTAGCACACAGGATACCAACCGTGATGGATTGCACTATGGTTCTCTCAATCAGCGATG GAAAGTTGGTGGAGTATGATGAACCAACGAGCTTGATGAAGAAAGAAGGATCGCTATTCAAGCAGCTTGTCAAGGAGTACTGGTCTCATTTTCAATCTGCAGAATCACATTGA